The following proteins are co-located in the Rhodococcus opacus B4 genome:
- a CDS encoding alkane 1-monooxygenase: MTTSDIGRTTEEAPPEAWRDRKRYLWLMGLIPPTALFLAAGLVWAFNQLGWSAVAPVWWWIGALLLFIVLPILDRFFGPDGQNPPEEVMEQLENDRYYRYCTYIFIPFQLASLVFACYLWSADSLSWLGIDGGLGLVSKIGVAFSVAVMGGIGINTAHEMGHKKTDLERWLAKITLAQTFYGHFYIEHNRGHHVRVATPEDPASSRFGESFWTFLPRSVWGSLKSSWELEKSRMQRLGKSTWSIHNDVLNAWLMSVVLFGALIAIFGPVVIPFLVIQAVYGFSLLETVNYLEHYGLMRQKTASGRYERCAPAHSWNSDHIVTNIFLYHLQRHSDHHANPTRRYQTLRSMDGAPNLPSGYASMITLAYVPPLWRKVMDHRVLDHYDGDITRVNIQPGKREKVLAKYDGGVR; encoded by the coding sequence GTGACGACGTCGGATATCGGCAGAACGACAGAGGAAGCACCACCGGAAGCCTGGCGCGACCGCAAGCGCTACCTGTGGCTGATGGGGTTGATACCCCCGACCGCGCTGTTCCTCGCCGCGGGGCTGGTGTGGGCCTTCAACCAACTCGGATGGTCGGCGGTGGCTCCGGTGTGGTGGTGGATCGGCGCCCTGTTGCTGTTCATCGTGCTCCCGATCCTCGACAGGTTCTTCGGACCCGACGGCCAGAATCCGCCCGAGGAAGTGATGGAACAGCTCGAGAACGACAGGTACTACCGGTACTGCACCTACATATTCATTCCGTTCCAGCTGGCGAGCCTGGTGTTCGCGTGCTACCTCTGGTCGGCGGACAGCCTGTCCTGGCTCGGCATCGACGGCGGCCTCGGACTGGTGTCGAAGATCGGTGTCGCGTTCAGCGTCGCCGTCATGGGCGGCATCGGCATCAACACCGCCCACGAGATGGGTCACAAGAAGACCGACCTCGAACGCTGGCTGGCCAAGATCACTCTCGCGCAGACCTTTTACGGCCACTTCTACATCGAGCACAACCGCGGCCACCACGTCCGGGTCGCGACACCCGAGGACCCGGCGAGTTCACGTTTCGGAGAAAGCTTCTGGACGTTCCTCCCCCGCAGCGTGTGGGGCAGCCTGAAGTCGTCGTGGGAGCTCGAGAAATCCCGGATGCAGCGACTCGGCAAGAGCACGTGGAGCATTCACAACGACGTGCTCAACGCGTGGCTCATGTCGGTGGTGCTGTTCGGCGCGCTCATCGCGATATTCGGTCCGGTCGTCATCCCGTTCCTGGTCATCCAGGCCGTCTACGGTTTCTCGCTCCTCGAAACGGTCAACTACCTCGAGCACTACGGCCTGATGCGTCAGAAGACCGCCAGCGGCCGATACGAGCGTTGCGCGCCCGCACACAGCTGGAACTCCGACCACATCGTGACCAACATCTTCCTGTACCACCTGCAGCGCCACAGCGACCATCACGCGAACCCGACGCGGCGGTACCAGACGCTGCGGAGCATGGACGGCGCCCCCAATCTGCCCAGCGGATACGCCAGCATGATCACGCTCGCGTACGTCCCGCCGCTGTGGCGCAAGGTGATGGACCACCGGGTGCTCGACCACTACGACGGCGACATCACCCGCGTGAACATCCAACCCGGTAAGCGCGAGAAGGTTCTGGCCAAGTACGACGGCGGAGTTCGGTGA
- a CDS encoding rubredoxin codes for MAAYQCPVCDYVYDEASGAPREGFPAGTPWADVPEDWPCPDCGVREKIDFETKVA; via the coding sequence ATGGCCGCCTACCAGTGCCCGGTCTGCGACTATGTCTACGACGAAGCGTCCGGCGCACCCCGTGAAGGATTCCCCGCAGGCACCCCGTGGGCCGATGTTCCCGAAGATTGGCCGTGTCCCGACTGCGGGGTCCGCGAGAAGATCGATTTCGAAACGAAGGTGGCGTGA
- a CDS encoding rubredoxin — MSTDFKLFRCAQCGFEYDEAEGWPEDGIEPGTRWDDIPDDWSCPDCGAAKADFDMVEVSRA, encoded by the coding sequence ATGAGTACCGATTTCAAGCTTTTCCGCTGTGCCCAATGCGGATTCGAGTACGACGAGGCCGAAGGCTGGCCGGAGGACGGCATCGAGCCGGGCACCAGGTGGGACGACATTCCCGACGACTGGTCGTGCCCCGACTGCGGGGCAGCCAAGGCCGATTTCGACATGGTCGAGGTCAGCCGGGCGTGA
- a CDS encoding NAD(P)/FAD-dependent oxidoreductase, producing MPNPSTALSTVVIVGSGIAGASAAQTLRSEGFRGRVVLIGDEPSPPYRRPTVSKDLLSGAIAAEKAALKPDSFWDEQDIELIAGATAVELDARQKTLTLSSGETLHFSALLLATGGRARRLDGVSGADVFTLRSMADADPLRASIQRTGSLLVIGGGLIGCEVAATARSLGAEVTVLERDPSLLSRIVPPDVSTMIAALHSDNDVDVCTNVALVSLHMSGDGSAVATAADGRTWSAGTVLVSVGTVPEVTLAVAAGLRVDNGITVDGHFRTSADGVFAAGDAADIPGARNGERYRSEHWNGAQAQGIAAAHSILGNPVPFKDVPWGWSTQYGHTVQFAGATRFDDDYVVRGSIADRDFTAIAVRDNTPVGAIAVGRPKDLRTVRTMIAQGGTVDRTALADESVALTDVPAGERKGLVTPAR from the coding sequence GTGCCGAATCCGTCCACCGCACTGTCGACGGTCGTGATCGTCGGGTCGGGCATCGCGGGGGCGAGCGCCGCGCAGACGCTCCGCTCGGAAGGTTTCCGCGGGCGCGTCGTCCTGATCGGCGACGAACCCTCGCCGCCGTATCGCCGCCCGACGGTGTCGAAAGACCTCCTGTCCGGTGCCATCGCCGCGGAGAAGGCTGCGCTGAAGCCGGACTCGTTCTGGGACGAGCAGGACATCGAATTGATCGCCGGTGCAACGGCAGTCGAACTCGACGCACGACAGAAGACGCTGACGTTGTCCTCCGGGGAAACACTGCATTTCAGTGCTCTGCTGCTCGCGACCGGCGGCCGCGCCCGCCGACTCGACGGCGTCTCCGGTGCGGACGTCTTCACACTGCGCTCGATGGCCGATGCCGATCCGCTTCGGGCGTCGATTCAGCGGACCGGTTCCCTCCTCGTGATCGGTGGGGGCTTGATCGGGTGTGAGGTCGCCGCGACGGCACGGTCGCTGGGCGCGGAGGTCACCGTTCTCGAACGGGATCCGTCGCTCCTCAGTCGCATCGTGCCCCCGGACGTCTCGACGATGATCGCCGCACTGCATTCCGACAACGACGTCGACGTCTGCACGAACGTCGCGCTCGTGTCGCTCCATATGAGCGGCGACGGATCCGCCGTGGCCACGGCGGCCGATGGCCGCACCTGGAGTGCCGGGACCGTCCTCGTCTCGGTCGGCACCGTCCCCGAGGTGACACTTGCCGTCGCGGCGGGACTGCGCGTCGACAACGGCATCACCGTCGACGGGCATTTTCGCACGTCGGCCGACGGCGTCTTCGCCGCCGGCGACGCCGCCGACATTCCCGGGGCGCGTAACGGCGAACGGTATCGCTCCGAGCACTGGAACGGCGCTCAGGCACAAGGGATTGCCGCCGCGCACTCCATCCTCGGCAATCCCGTACCGTTCAAGGACGTCCCGTGGGGGTGGTCCACGCAGTACGGCCACACCGTGCAGTTCGCCGGCGCAACCCGCTTCGACGACGACTACGTGGTCCGCGGTTCGATCGCGGATCGCGATTTCACGGCGATCGCGGTACGCGACAACACACCGGTCGGAGCCATCGCCGTGGGCCGTCCGAAAGACCTCCGGACCGTGCGCACGATGATCGCCCAAGGCGGGACGGTCGACCGCACCGCGTTGGCTGACGAGTCGGTCGCGCTCACAGACGTGCCCGCCGGCGAGCGGAAAGGGTTGGTAACGCCCGCCCGCTAG